Proteins encoded within one genomic window of Haladaptatus sp. QDMS2:
- a CDS encoding DUF5518 domain-containing protein, producing the protein MAEQNIWVNALIGAVIGVVLSWIPLSPVLGGGVAGYLQKDEGLKVGALAGAIAAIPFILIVFFIFGFLSIGAFSVGETGGGLLFGFLFWIIVLFGVAYSIVLSAIGGWIGVYIANEA; encoded by the coding sequence ATGGCAGAGCAGAATATCTGGGTTAACGCACTCATCGGGGCGGTAATCGGTGTCGTTCTCTCGTGGATTCCGCTGTCGCCGGTCCTCGGCGGCGGCGTAGCAGGCTACCTGCAGAAAGACGAAGGACTCAAAGTGGGTGCACTCGCTGGCGCAATCGCCGCGATTCCGTTCATTCTCATCGTGTTCTTCATCTTCGGATTCCTCTCCATCGGCGCGTTCAGCGTCGGCGAGACGGGCGGTGGCCTGCTGTTTGGCTTCCTCTTCTGGATTATCGTCCTGTTCGGTGTTGCGTACTCGATTGTTCTGAGCGCGATTGGCGGCTGGATTGGCGTCTACATCGCGAATGAAGCCTAA